A window of the Synechococcus sp. M16.1 genome harbors these coding sequences:
- a CDS encoding tetratricopeptide repeat protein, whose product MNRFLVLLMSLVLALPVQALDLQGLYEQALTASRQGDFVEALPLWDRFLEQVPDDAAALSNRGNVRLALGDPSGAIDDQSASIVLAPEESDPHLNRGTAEEALQDWSAAADDYLWILERDPQDASALYNLANVRGSQGDWPLARELYGQAALARPGFAMARSSEALAAWQAGDLDWAEAELRKLIRRYPLFADARAALSGLLWREGSSGEAESHWAAAAGLDQRYRQADWLEQVRRWPPQPTADLMAFLALEAS is encoded by the coding sequence ATGAATCGGTTTCTCGTCCTGTTGATGAGTCTGGTGCTGGCCCTGCCAGTGCAGGCCCTCGATCTGCAGGGGCTTTATGAGCAGGCGCTGACGGCAAGCCGTCAGGGGGATTTTGTGGAGGCGTTGCCCCTTTGGGACCGCTTCCTGGAGCAGGTTCCAGACGATGCAGCAGCGCTGAGCAACCGCGGCAATGTGCGTCTCGCTCTGGGTGATCCTTCCGGGGCCATCGACGATCAGAGCGCCTCGATTGTGCTGGCGCCGGAGGAAAGCGACCCGCATCTGAACCGGGGCACGGCGGAGGAAGCGCTTCAGGACTGGTCCGCGGCAGCGGACGACTATCTCTGGATTCTGGAGCGCGATCCGCAGGATGCCTCAGCCCTCTACAACCTGGCCAATGTGCGTGGCTCGCAAGGGGACTGGCCTTTGGCGCGAGAGCTTTATGGCCAGGCTGCTCTTGCCCGCCCCGGCTTCGCCATGGCCCGCTCCAGCGAGGCGCTGGCGGCCTGGCAAGCAGGAGATCTCGATTGGGCGGAGGCGGAATTGCGCAAACTGATCCGTCGCTATCCCTTGTTCGCCGACGCTCGGGCGGCCCTCAGCGGCCTGCTCTGGCGCGAAGGATCCAGTGGTGAAGCCGAAAGCCACTGGGCCGCGGCGGCCGGCCTGGATCAGCGTTACCGCCAGGCCGATTGGCTGGAGCAGGTGCGCCGCTGGCCACCGCAGCCGACGGCGGATCTGATGGCGTTCCTTGCCTTGGAGGCGTCCTGA